One part of the Bacillota bacterium genome encodes these proteins:
- a CDS encoding NAD(P)H-hydrate dehydratase, whose protein sequence is MKLVTAAQMRDIDSWAINQVGVPGPVLMENAGRCVVSATAAMLGGLRGTRVAVLCGKGNNGGDGFVVARHLSNHGCRVTVYVVGGSDGIKGDALTNLQALTRVLEQAHPATGPGGALLRLVDLSSPEETAATLSRELAGFDLLIDALLGTGFSGEPREPVASAIGAINAARASGHTGRRGGRGDPRVLAVDVPSGLDSTTGQASGPCVKADVTVTFGYPKAGLVIFPGADYAGEVLVGDIGIPGGGPALGVRVETVEPAVVASWLGARKRDSHKGAYGRVLVVAGSSGMTGAAALAAGAACRAGAGLVTAGVPESLAPVMEAKLTEAMKLALPEAAEPVEEREPVETAAAGPGRVTLSRAAAGPIVEFCRDASVLAYGPGISVTAETRALTSKLLSTIEIPLVLDADALNCLGGRRDLEVRQWPTVITPHPGEMARLAGISTAEVQRDRLGVATEFARASGAVVVLKGARTVIASPDGRVFINLTGNPGMATGGMGDVLTGAIAALIAQGLPPFEAAAAGVFLHGLAGDIAADQAGEAGILAGDVLRNLPTARAITCRMDDDSCVIYHSTGTNDIYLARLDIAALVQRRYNSR, encoded by the coding sequence GTGAAGCTAGTGACGGCCGCCCAGATGAGGGACATCGATTCCTGGGCGATAAACCAGGTGGGAGTCCCCGGCCCTGTGTTGATGGAGAACGCCGGGAGGTGTGTCGTGTCCGCCACGGCCGCCATGCTGGGCGGCCTTCGCGGTACGCGGGTGGCCGTGTTGTGCGGCAAGGGCAACAACGGCGGGGACGGCTTCGTGGTAGCGCGCCACCTGTCCAACCACGGCTGCCGGGTTACGGTGTACGTTGTCGGGGGCAGCGACGGCATCAAGGGCGACGCGCTCACGAACCTCCAGGCCCTGACCAGGGTGCTCGAGCAGGCTCACCCCGCGACCGGACCGGGAGGTGCCCTGCTCAGACTGGTCGACCTTTCGTCGCCGGAGGAGACTGCCGCGACTCTATCCCGCGAGCTCGCGGGCTTCGACCTGCTGATCGACGCCCTCCTGGGAACGGGATTCTCAGGGGAACCGCGCGAGCCCGTGGCGTCCGCCATAGGGGCGATCAACGCGGCGCGGGCCTCCGGCCATACCGGCCGGCGAGGCGGGCGAGGCGACCCCCGTGTGCTGGCGGTGGACGTTCCTTCGGGACTCGATTCGACTACCGGCCAGGCGTCTGGGCCCTGCGTGAAGGCCGACGTCACTGTTACGTTCGGATACCCCAAGGCGGGCCTCGTCATCTTCCCCGGTGCGGATTACGCCGGCGAAGTACTCGTGGGGGACATAGGTATACCCGGCGGCGGACCGGCCCTGGGGGTCCGGGTGGAGACGGTCGAACCCGCAGTGGTTGCGTCGTGGCTCGGAGCACGCAAGAGGGACTCGCACAAGGGGGCCTACGGCCGCGTGCTGGTTGTTGCAGGGTCCAGCGGCATGACAGGGGCCGCGGCACTGGCCGCTGGGGCGGCATGCCGCGCGGGGGCGGGCCTCGTGACCGCGGGGGTGCCGGAATCGCTGGCGCCGGTCATGGAGGCAAAGCTCACCGAGGCGATGAAACTGGCGCTACCGGAGGCGGCCGAGCCGGTCGAGGAGCGCGAGCCGGTCGAGACCGCGGCTGCGGGACCAGGCAGAGTGACGTTGAGCAGGGCTGCGGCCGGACCTATCGTCGAATTCTGCCGGGACGCAAGCGTGCTGGCGTACGGGCCGGGCATTTCGGTTACCGCCGAGACCCGCGCGCTGACCAGCAAGTTGCTTTCTACGATCGAAATCCCCCTGGTCCTCGACGCCGACGCGCTGAACTGCCTGGGCGGGCGGCGAGACCTCGAGGTGAGGCAATGGCCGACCGTAATTACGCCCCACCCGGGTGAAATGGCCAGGCTGGCGGGCATCAGCACGGCCGAGGTGCAGCGGGACAGGTTGGGTGTGGCGACGGAGTTCGCGCGGGCATCCGGCGCGGTGGTGGTGCTGAAAGGCGCCCGCACGGTGATCGCCTCTCCGGATGGCCGTGTATTCATCAACCTCACGGGGAACCCCGGCATGGCGACGGGCGGGATGGGGGACGTCCTCACGGGGGCGATCGCGGCGCTGATAGCGCAGGGACTCCCGCCATTCGAGGCCGCCGCCGCGGGCGTGTTCCTCCACGGTCTCGCAGGGGACATCGCTGCCGACCAGGCGGGTGAGGCAGGGATACTGGCGGGCGACGTGTTAAGGAACCTTCCTACCGCACGTGCAATAACCTGTCGTATGGACGACGACTCGTGTGTCATATATCACTCAACAGGCACAAATGATATATACCTGGCGCGTTTGGATATTGCTGCCCTGGTTCAACGTAGATATAATTCAAGATAG
- a CDS encoding dihydroorotate dehydrogenase, which yields MPEVRPDLSVRIGPISMKNPLMVASGTHNLDYGELYPLDILGAYVPKTIRMHTWPGNPPPRTAEVPSGVVTSVGIPSKGWDAFVREDAPRLRALGIPVILSVVGKTEDEYAGMAERAGSLGFLAGVELNLSCPNIKAGGLAFGSDAKTAASLMDKVRKATSLPVIPKLPPDYGRVVEVAKACEDAGADAIAMINAPPAMVIDVDTRQPVLGNRTGGLSGPAIRPMAVYMIYRVYKAVRIPIIGMGGACDARDVIEFMLAGARAVALGTVNFFDPMAVPRALEGLREFTTTNGIDDINSLVGAAH from the coding sequence TTGCCTGAAGTGAGGCCTGACCTATCAGTGCGGATAGGCCCCATAAGCATGAAGAACCCCTTGATGGTGGCCTCGGGCACCCACAACCTGGATTACGGCGAGCTGTACCCGCTCGACATCCTCGGGGCGTACGTTCCCAAGACCATCCGGATGCACACGTGGCCGGGCAACCCGCCGCCGAGGACCGCTGAGGTCCCATCGGGGGTAGTGACGTCTGTCGGCATCCCAAGCAAGGGGTGGGACGCGTTCGTAAGGGAGGATGCACCGCGGCTGAGGGCGCTGGGCATTCCGGTGATCCTCAGCGTGGTCGGCAAGACAGAGGACGAATACGCCGGGATGGCCGAGAGGGCCGGCTCGCTCGGTTTCCTGGCGGGTGTCGAGCTCAACCTGTCGTGCCCGAACATAAAGGCGGGCGGCCTGGCGTTCGGATCGGACGCGAAGACGGCGGCCAGCCTGATGGATAAGGTGAGGAAGGCCACGTCCCTGCCGGTGATCCCGAAACTTCCGCCTGATTACGGCCGCGTGGTTGAGGTGGCGAAGGCATGCGAGGACGCTGGGGCGGACGCGATCGCGATGATCAACGCTCCTCCCGCGATGGTAATAGACGTGGATACCCGCCAGCCCGTGCTCGGTAACCGCACGGGCGGTCTGTCGGGGCCCGCCATAAGGCCGATGGCGGTGTACATGATCTACAGGGTTTACAAGGCGGTGCGCATTCCCATAATCGGGATGGGTGGCGCCTGCGACGCCAGGGATGTCATCGAGTTCATGCTCGCGGGTGCAAGGGCAGTCGCGCTCGGGACTGTCAATTTCTTCGACCCCATGGCCGTGCCGAGGGCCCTCGAAGGGCTTCGCGAGTTCACGACCACAAACGGGATAGACGACATAAACTCGCTCGTCGGCGCGGCCCATTGA
- the acpS gene encoding holo-ACP synthase: MELSQCGRCIPLKVKGLGIDAVDVGRMRETLARRGRRFLKRILSDREMEDLGLDAGGRAGGADIAARIAARFAAKEAVAKALGCGISRVAWKDIAVLRSGGGPIRVELAGGAMEVARSLGVSEVQVSITHERTIAVAVALAQGE; this comes from the coding sequence ATGGAACTATCGCAGTGCGGGAGGTGCATCCCCCTGAAAGTCAAGGGTTTGGGAATCGACGCCGTGGACGTCGGGCGCATGCGCGAGACCCTCGCGAGACGCGGCCGGCGGTTCCTGAAAAGGATCCTGAGCGATCGCGAAATGGAGGATCTCGGGCTTGATGCGGGTGGACGGGCCGGCGGTGCGGACATTGCGGCGAGGATAGCCGCCAGGTTCGCGGCCAAGGAGGCCGTGGCCAAGGCGCTCGGCTGCGGCATATCCAGGGTGGCCTGGAAGGACATCGCGGTCCTTCGCAGCGGCGGCGGACCCATCCGGGTCGAGCTCGCTGGCGGCGCGATGGAGGTGGCCAGGAGTCTGGGTGTAAGCGAAGTTCAGGTAAGTATAACGCACGAGCGCACCATCGCGGTAGCGGTGGCTCTGGCACAGGGGGAATAG
- a CDS encoding TRAP transporter small permease, translated as MNKVKAYMDRLVDWTCVVLLSVATVVCFYQVVARYVFSAPPTWSEEVARYAFIWLTFLGSALAFRAGAHLGMDAVTSTLPRQARRVVALLSSAILLTLLGFMMWQGRLVVSFVTRQLSPAMRLSMSIPYAAIPVGAFFMFVEVLWNAARVLRE; from the coding sequence ATGAATAAGGTCAAGGCCTATATGGATCGCCTGGTGGACTGGACTTGCGTGGTACTCCTGTCGGTTGCCACGGTGGTCTGCTTCTACCAGGTCGTCGCCAGGTACGTCTTCTCAGCCCCCCCAACATGGTCCGAGGAGGTGGCGAGATATGCATTCATCTGGCTGACGTTCCTCGGCTCCGCCCTGGCGTTCCGGGCGGGCGCGCACCTGGGAATGGACGCGGTGACTTCTACGCTCCCGAGGCAGGCGCGCCGCGTGGTCGCGCTGCTGAGTTCGGCAATCCTGCTGACACTCCTCGGGTTCATGATGTGGCAGGGGCGCCTGGTCGTGTCGTTCGTCACGCGGCAGCTCTCGCCCGCAATGCGCTTGAGCATGTCGATCCCCTACGCCGCGATCCCCGTCGGAGCGTTCTTCATGTTCGTCGAGGTACTGTGGAACGCGGCCAGGGTACTGCGGGAATAG
- a CDS encoding GntR family transcriptional regulator, producing the protein MLQNPLDVSVALSEKVYQEIRKDVITLQLEPGSMVRESQLVDKYGVSKTPIREALNRLRQEKLITSVPYRGYIVAPIEAREVCDCFELREIVEPAAAGLAAERITPEHIADLERISNETPTAGTREEYMPYLENNRAFHVGVARATANREILSVVSNIFDRTYRLLYLGVRSGHLYLRMQYHYDLLDAFKKRDASGAQSIMREHIRHSMTNVMEIARDYPAAGGLK; encoded by the coding sequence ATGTTACAGAACCCGCTGGATGTGAGTGTGGCACTGTCTGAGAAGGTCTATCAGGAAATTCGCAAGGACGTCATCACGCTGCAACTCGAGCCGGGCTCGATGGTTCGGGAGAGCCAGCTGGTCGACAAGTACGGGGTCAGCAAGACCCCCATCCGCGAGGCGCTCAACCGCCTCCGCCAGGAGAAGCTCATCACCTCCGTCCCCTACAGGGGATACATCGTCGCCCCGATAGAAGCGAGGGAAGTGTGCGACTGCTTCGAACTCCGCGAGATAGTCGAACCCGCCGCGGCCGGCCTGGCGGCCGAGCGCATAACTCCGGAGCACATCGCCGATCTCGAACGGATATCCAACGAGACGCCGACCGCCGGAACACGGGAGGAGTACATGCCGTACCTCGAAAACAACAGGGCGTTTCACGTGGGTGTGGCTCGAGCCACCGCCAACAGAGAGATCCTGTCGGTGGTCTCCAATATCTTCGACCGCACCTACCGCCTGCTATATCTCGGCGTCAGGTCGGGCCATCTCTACCTCAGGATGCAGTACCACTACGATCTCCTGGATGCCTTCAAAAAGCGCGACGCGTCCGGAGCGCAGTCAATAATGCGCGAGCACATCAGGCATTCAATGACGAACGTCATGGAGATCGCCCGAGATTATCCCGCGGCCGGAGGTTTGAAATGA
- a CDS encoding M20/M25/M40 family metallo-hydrolase, with protein MNHLKDLVLSCFDRDELLTLALKVLGTPSPQTELFEREPQVLDFIWKVVEPYLLGLGLDTTTDPMGNIFARIGAPPTAATAAAAPAARASSGSPGGSPHGGSLMLVGYAMTPQAGQMADAFKGMVVSGDRYGYTGECLRGRGSCEQKGALAAMMYAVGLVEKARRCAGVRFDGSLVFLCSTAGETGRHDAVDCALDNLPGKPGLAVVGLGTSNQVCLGNKGRIDVIIEVHGRASHSSAPHEGVNAIEGARLVLNALSGLAPRGAHESLGESTFAPMHIESFPRATHTIQDLCVIAYDRRLLPGETPEAALDEIRWTVSGIEGFGIEVKQGPLMYPSEVSRNSRVASLLSESFSAVTGLAPSFTYFKSSLDAGLLNLRGVETVMFGPGDTRFAHTSDEVVPVEQLEQAAKAYAHAALKVLCGDR; from the coding sequence ATGAACCACCTGAAGGATTTGGTCCTGAGTTGTTTCGACCGTGATGAACTCCTGACGCTGGCTTTGAAGGTGCTGGGCACCCCGAGCCCGCAAACAGAGCTGTTCGAGCGGGAACCGCAGGTGCTGGATTTCATTTGGAAGGTCGTGGAGCCCTATCTCCTCGGGCTGGGTCTCGATACTACGACGGACCCGATGGGCAACATCTTCGCGCGGATCGGGGCCCCGCCCACCGCTGCGACGGCAGCCGCTGCGCCGGCGGCGCGGGCGTCGTCGGGGTCGCCGGGTGGCTCCCCGCACGGCGGTTCGCTCATGCTGGTCGGTTACGCCATGACCCCACAGGCGGGACAGATGGCGGACGCCTTCAAGGGGATGGTCGTGAGCGGGGACAGGTACGGCTACACAGGCGAGTGCCTCCGTGGAAGGGGAAGCTGCGAGCAGAAGGGTGCCCTCGCCGCAATGATGTACGCCGTGGGCCTTGTGGAGAAGGCCCGGCGGTGCGCCGGCGTCAGGTTCGATGGTAGCCTTGTATTCCTGTGCAGCACCGCCGGCGAGACCGGACGCCACGACGCCGTGGATTGCGCCCTGGATAACCTGCCGGGCAAGCCCGGCCTCGCGGTGGTCGGCCTCGGCACAAGCAATCAGGTGTGCCTCGGCAACAAGGGGCGCATCGACGTGATAATCGAGGTCCACGGTCGCGCGAGCCACAGCAGCGCGCCGCACGAGGGGGTCAACGCCATCGAGGGTGCCCGCCTCGTGCTGAATGCGCTCAGCGGGTTGGCACCGCGGGGGGCGCACGAATCGCTGGGCGAGTCCACGTTCGCCCCAATGCACATCGAGAGCTTCCCGAGGGCCACTCACACCATCCAGGACCTCTGTGTCATTGCATACGACAGGCGCCTGCTTCCCGGGGAGACGCCCGAAGCAGCGCTTGACGAGATCAGGTGGACCGTGTCCGGCATCGAGGGATTCGGGATCGAGGTGAAGCAGGGCCCGCTCATGTACCCGTCCGAGGTCTCGCGCAACTCGCGGGTTGCGAGCCTTCTGTCCGAGTCATTCTCAGCGGTCACGGGACTTGCGCCCTCATTCACCTACTTCAAGAGTTCGCTCGATGCGGGCCTGCTCAACCTGCGTGGGGTCGAGACGGTGATGTTCGGACCGGGCGACACCCGGTTCGCCCATACCTCGGACGAGGTCGTACCTGTTGAGCAGCTCGAACAGGCAGCCAAAGCGTACGCGCACGCCGCGCTGAAGGTACTCTGCGGCGATCGCTGA
- a CDS encoding dihydroorotate dehydrogenase electron transfer subunit: protein MVEVQCEVMNNREVAGGVWNMALRSPDLAGTARPGQFCMLRVNRRLDPVLRRPFTFHRILPDREYIEILYKVVGRGTDLMTGLEPGAFVDVLGPLGNGYAIPEDARTIVTVSRGIGIAGLVALAEEARRRGVNVLALASFSNKDAVTGTELLDYFGCETALHTDDGVHGGTALVTDGLGARLAGRQVDQFYTCGSRRLAMAVYQWSAGHGIPAQVSLEQHMACGMGACMGCVVEAFTSGKRDAKAYRRVCKEGPVFWAWEVCGVA, encoded by the coding sequence TTGGTCGAGGTCCAGTGTGAGGTAATGAATAACCGCGAAGTCGCTGGCGGGGTATGGAACATGGCCTTGCGTTCGCCTGATCTCGCGGGCACGGCGCGCCCCGGTCAGTTCTGCATGTTGAGGGTAAACCGCAGGCTCGACCCTGTATTAAGACGGCCCTTCACCTTCCACCGGATCCTGCCGGACAGGGAGTACATCGAGATCCTGTACAAGGTGGTCGGCCGCGGCACGGACCTGATGACGGGGCTGGAGCCGGGGGCCTTCGTGGATGTCCTGGGGCCGCTCGGCAACGGCTACGCAATACCGGAAGACGCGCGGACGATCGTCACGGTGAGCCGTGGGATAGGCATTGCCGGCCTTGTGGCCCTGGCTGAGGAGGCCAGGCGCAGGGGAGTCAATGTCCTGGCGCTGGCGAGTTTCAGCAACAAGGACGCCGTGACGGGAACAGAACTCCTGGACTATTTCGGCTGCGAGACCGCGCTTCACACCGACGACGGGGTCCACGGCGGGACCGCGCTCGTCACCGACGGGCTCGGCGCGAGGCTCGCCGGCAGGCAGGTCGACCAGTTCTACACTTGCGGGTCGAGGCGCCTTGCGATGGCAGTCTACCAGTGGTCAGCCGGACACGGAATACCCGCTCAGGTGTCGCTCGAGCAGCACATGGCGTGCGGCATGGGCGCGTGTATGGGGTGCGTCGTCGAGGCGTTCACCTCCGGAAAGCGCGACGCGAAGGCATACAGACGGGTGTGCAAGGAGGGTCCCGTGTTTTGGGCCTGGGAGGTGTGCGGGGTTGCCTGA
- a CDS encoding lactate permease LctP family transporter — MPQGGAFLVGEWVQPYDPAGSFYISVLAAAAPLALLLTMIVVLRIKSYIAGGITLAVTCAEATLLWRMPAVKAAGSVTLGAAFALFPIAYIVVGSLFLYNLAVQTGRFTEIRRSLEAVSRDRRIQAILVGYCFAAFLDSTTGFLTPVTITASILAGLGFPPVEAARLGLLGASMPSAFGAMGLSIVVLSQVSGLSMDAISIMSGRQMPFLSLAMPFVLLARMAGMTPRILARVLPHALATGATYAFVLFAFSNYISHYSAALAAAVCGLVAAAITARIWPLNDRFEFDASRTADAGPRRGLPPVRILIDAWMPFILLNVVVLVWTVPQVQSILDAASLQIPVAALHNLVLRTPPAVPRATPMAAVLNLNWLSAAGTGILVAAVSSVVVLRVPLETAASILAGTVRQVRLSILTMVTVFGAAYLMNYSGMSTTLALAIARSGRAFPFLSPILGWLGAVMVGSNTASDAMFASLQVMTANRVGMPPVLAVAGNGVAAVFGKMLAPQTLAVAASVAGIPGEESVLFRRIVLTSVMLAVSVGLISVIQAYLVPGMIP; from the coding sequence TTGCCACAAGGCGGTGCGTTCTTAGTGGGCGAATGGGTACAGCCCTATGACCCTGCGGGGTCGTTCTACATCTCCGTGCTGGCGGCGGCGGCGCCGCTCGCCCTGCTGTTGACGATGATCGTGGTGCTCAGGATCAAGAGCTACATCGCGGGCGGGATAACGCTGGCCGTCACGTGCGCCGAGGCGACACTTCTCTGGCGCATGCCGGCGGTCAAGGCGGCGGGCTCGGTCACGCTGGGCGCGGCGTTCGCCCTGTTCCCCATAGCCTACATAGTCGTTGGATCGCTGTTCCTGTATAACCTGGCGGTCCAGACGGGAAGGTTCACCGAAATAAGGCGCTCCCTGGAGGCGGTGTCGCGCGACCGAAGGATACAGGCGATACTCGTGGGGTATTGCTTCGCGGCATTTCTGGACAGCACCACCGGGTTCCTCACACCCGTCACGATCACCGCGTCGATCCTCGCAGGCCTGGGCTTCCCGCCAGTCGAGGCAGCCCGTCTCGGTCTACTCGGTGCGAGTATGCCGTCGGCGTTTGGCGCGATGGGCTTGTCGATCGTCGTCCTGTCCCAGGTGAGTGGCCTCTCGATGGACGCGATCAGCATTATGTCGGGGAGGCAAATGCCGTTCCTGTCGCTCGCGATGCCGTTCGTGCTGCTCGCCCGCATGGCGGGAATGACCCCACGGATCCTGGCGAGAGTGTTGCCGCACGCCCTGGCGACAGGCGCCACCTACGCGTTTGTCCTTTTCGCCTTCTCGAATTACATCAGTCACTACTCCGCCGCGCTCGCAGCGGCGGTGTGCGGGCTGGTGGCAGCGGCAATAACCGCAAGGATATGGCCGTTGAACGACCGCTTTGAATTCGACGCGAGCCGCACGGCTGACGCCGGCCCGCGGCGCGGCCTACCGCCCGTAAGGATCCTGATCGACGCCTGGATGCCGTTCATCCTGCTGAATGTCGTCGTACTGGTCTGGACAGTCCCGCAGGTGCAGAGCATTCTGGACGCGGCTTCTCTACAGATACCCGTGGCCGCGTTGCACAACCTCGTGTTGAGGACTCCCCCCGCTGTCCCGCGCGCCACACCGATGGCGGCGGTGCTCAACCTGAACTGGTTGTCCGCCGCCGGGACGGGCATCCTCGTGGCCGCGGTGTCGTCGGTGGTGGTGTTGAGGGTGCCGTTGGAGACAGCCGCTTCCATCCTCGCTGGGACCGTCAGGCAGGTGAGGCTGTCCATCCTGACGATGGTCACGGTGTTTGGAGCAGCATACCTCATGAACTACTCGGGGATGAGCACGACCCTGGCGCTCGCCATCGCCCGCTCGGGACGCGCGTTCCCATTCCTCAGCCCGATCCTGGGCTGGCTCGGAGCGGTGATGGTAGGGAGTAACACGGCTTCGGACGCGATGTTCGCCTCCCTGCAGGTGATGACGGCCAACAGGGTGGGGATGCCGCCCGTGCTGGCTGTGGCGGGAAACGGCGTCGCCGCGGTATTCGGCAAGATGCTGGCCCCTCAGACGCTCGCGGTTGCCGCCAGCGTCGCGGGCATACCCGGGGAGGAGAGCGTCCTATTCCGCAGGATCGTGCTGACGAGCGTGATGCTGGCGGTGTCCGTCGGCTTGATTAGCGTGATCCAGGCTTACCTCGTGCCCGGGATGATACCGTGA
- a CDS encoding TRAP transporter substrate-binding protein yields the protein MKTAVFRKAIAVSIIAAVILTVSGCGGSQSAQKPAEAPKPAEAPKPAPKPQKITIKIAHVVDPSHHYQIAALKFKELIEKKTDGKVEVQAFPNSQLGSERAILEGLQMGSIEMGIITSGSLANFVPEFAVLDLGYLFKDVDEAMKVIDGPVGQELAKKMSAVGIRRLGTMRYGFRSVYAHKPIKAPADLKGMKIRTMENPAHLAIFKALGASPLPMAYGELYTALQQKVVDGAENLMDLYCNSKHYEVAKYYSLTNHVYCIVMWMVSEKALAKMPEDVQKAIVDSTKEALVFENDLILKQMADSKKKLIEAGVVIIEPDIAPFRQIVKASWMDVARKISGGEDLLKKVAAEIGVTVK from the coding sequence GTGAAGACAGCCGTGTTTAGGAAAGCCATCGCCGTTAGCATCATAGCCGCAGTGATTCTCACCGTGAGCGGCTGCGGCGGCAGCCAGTCGGCGCAGAAGCCGGCTGAGGCGCCCAAGCCCGCGGAAGCACCCAAACCCGCGCCGAAGCCCCAGAAGATCACGATCAAGATCGCCCACGTCGTGGACCCGTCGCACCATTACCAGATCGCCGCCCTGAAGTTTAAGGAACTGATCGAGAAGAAAACCGACGGCAAGGTCGAAGTGCAGGCGTTCCCCAACTCGCAGCTAGGCAGCGAGCGGGCCATCCTCGAGGGTCTCCAGATGGGCTCCATCGAGATGGGCATCATCACCTCGGGTTCGCTGGCCAACTTCGTCCCCGAGTTCGCGGTGCTCGACCTGGGCTACCTGTTCAAGGACGTCGACGAGGCGATGAAGGTGATCGACGGCCCCGTGGGGCAGGAGCTTGCCAAGAAGATGTCGGCCGTCGGGATCCGCCGCCTCGGGACGATGAGGTACGGCTTCCGCAGCGTCTACGCGCATAAGCCCATCAAGGCCCCCGCCGACTTGAAGGGAATGAAGATCCGCACCATGGAGAACCCCGCTCACCTCGCCATCTTCAAGGCGCTGGGCGCGAGCCCGCTGCCGATGGCGTACGGCGAGCTGTACACGGCGTTGCAGCAGAAGGTCGTGGACGGCGCGGAGAACCTGATGGACCTGTACTGCAACTCGAAGCACTACGAGGTAGCCAAGTACTATTCGCTCACAAACCACGTGTACTGCATCGTCATGTGGATGGTCAGCGAAAAGGCCCTCGCGAAGATGCCCGAGGACGTCCAGAAGGCGATCGTCGACTCTACCAAGGAAGCGCTGGTGTTCGAGAACGACCTGATACTGAAGCAGATGGCCGACTCGAAAAAGAAGCTGATCGAGGCGGGTGTTGTCATCATCGAGCCCGACATCGCGCCGTTCAGGCAGATCGTCAAGGCCAGCTGGATGGACGTCGCCAGAAAGATTTCGGGTGGCGAGGACCTCCTGAAGAAGGTAGCGGCCGAGATCGGGGTCACTGTCAAGTAG
- a CDS encoding amidohydrolase yields the protein MNEYGGGETLDRLIIEGGLVVYGENRFSVAKADVIVVDGAITEIRPPSGGTGGRAAGGRATGGDGAIDGAIVINAEGKTVIPGLVNAHYHSYANLVKGLAPTVPLEEWMLYIMEQGNLLTPDDMYWNAMLGAVEMIRTGTTAVIDHLAQGRQALGAAMQAYGGAGMRACIAPMISDKTYASTLPLDDATAEELLGPPTVTPAAGLISMTVDLFREWNGRRGRLSVGFGPSGPQRCSDSLITECARLAREYGAPLHTHVLETRAQAQTAERLYGVPMVRHLDRLGALGPNTSLAHGVWLNDEEISLAADRGAIAVHNPASNFLIGSGIAPVNKYRKAGTPLALGTDGANACGNPSMFDSMKLAAMIHNRLDDAPEGWLTTEDVFRIATAGGATAFGRPARFGSISPGKRADIVILNPARSLSLTPDNSLFWQLVHGKPSDAVETVIIEGHPVMVNGVMTTVSEEKVRREALERGERIRSKFMRMKPAIDERAARLRLALRG from the coding sequence TTGAACGAGTACGGAGGAGGGGAAACACTGGACCGGCTGATAATCGAGGGTGGGCTGGTAGTCTATGGCGAAAACCGCTTCAGCGTCGCGAAGGCCGACGTGATCGTCGTGGACGGCGCGATCACCGAGATCCGCCCCCCGTCCGGCGGGACCGGTGGCAGGGCGGCCGGTGGCCGCGCGACGGGCGGCGACGGGGCCATAGACGGGGCGATCGTCATCAACGCCGAGGGAAAGACCGTCATTCCGGGGCTCGTCAACGCTCACTACCATTCGTACGCCAACCTGGTGAAGGGCCTGGCGCCTACTGTCCCGCTGGAAGAGTGGATGCTATACATAATGGAGCAGGGAAATCTGCTGACGCCGGACGACATGTACTGGAACGCCATGCTCGGAGCAGTCGAGATGATACGGACAGGGACCACGGCGGTCATCGACCACCTGGCCCAGGGACGCCAAGCCCTTGGAGCGGCGATGCAGGCCTATGGGGGCGCCGGGATGCGGGCGTGCATCGCTCCAATGATCAGTGACAAGACATACGCGAGCACGCTCCCCCTCGACGACGCCACGGCGGAGGAATTGCTCGGTCCGCCGACCGTAACGCCGGCTGCCGGACTCATATCCATGACGGTTGACCTGTTTCGCGAGTGGAACGGCAGGCGGGGACGTCTGTCCGTGGGATTCGGCCCCTCGGGCCCCCAGAGGTGCTCGGACAGTCTCATCACCGAATGCGCCCGCCTGGCCAGAGAATACGGCGCGCCCCTTCACACCCATGTCCTCGAGACACGGGCTCAGGCCCAGACGGCGGAACGGCTCTACGGCGTCCCGATGGTCCGGCACCTGGACCGGCTCGGCGCCTTGGGCCCAAACACATCACTGGCGCACGGGGTGTGGCTGAACGACGAGGAGATCTCGCTCGCCGCGGACCGCGGCGCCATCGCGGTGCACAATCCGGCGAGCAACTTCCTCATCGGGAGCGGCATCGCGCCCGTGAACAAGTACAGAAAAGCGGGCACTCCCCTGGCGCTGGGGACCGACGGGGCCAACGCGTGCGGGAACCCCAGTATGTTCGACTCGATGAAGCTCGCCGCGATGATCCACAACAGGCTGGATGACGCCCCGGAGGGATGGCTCACCACGGAGGACGTCTTCCGCATCGCCACGGCGGGAGGAGCCACCGCGTTCGGCCGCCCGGCCAGGTTCGGGTCTATATCGCCGGGAAAACGCGCGGACATCGTGATACTCAACCCCGCCAGATCGCTATCCCTCACGCCCGACAACAGCCTGTTCTGGCAGCTGGTCCATGGGAAACCCTCGGACGCCGTCGAGACGGTGATCATTGAGGGTCATCCGGTCATGGTCAACGGGGTCATGACCACCGTGTCGGAGGAGAAGGTCCGGCGCGAGGCGCTGGAACGGGGAGAGAGGATTCGAAGCAAGTTCATGCGGATGAAACCCGCCATCGATGAGCGGGCAGCCAGGCTCAGGCTGGCGTTGAGGGGGTGA